A region from the Lysobacter sp. BMK333-48F3 genome encodes:
- the tssF gene encoding type VI secretion system baseplate subunit TssF, producing the protein MDARLLHYYNRELAYLRELGAEFAQLHPKVAGRLGLGEGESADPYVERLLEGFCFLTARIQLKMDAEFPRFSQRMLDVVYPGYLAPTPSMAIVAFEPNVREGNLRAGFTLPAGTAVQAKPDSERQTACEFRTAHAVTLWPLRLNAASFAGEPGDLPLAALGLARRVRGCLRLRLETQGSMPLRELSLERLALHLSGPDREASRLLEWLMCRTVAVVCHDPERPLRWHHLLGADALRHDGFEADEALLPTGPRGFQGYRVLQEYFAMPARGLFLSLHGLGAAVQRAQGRTMEISLLFDAADPELEASVGSHSLALHCTPIVNLQRKLSDRIPVSTQRYEHHLVPDRTKPLDYEVYSVEKVVGHGARSGEKWQFHPFYSCLRDGSEQGRFFSLRREPRIAGAPSQAVQPRSRYAGSEVFLSLVDAQEAPHADELRQLSVEMWCSNRDLPMRLRPAEHGLGLRVSAPVASIRLLHGPTPPRPALAEGEAAWRLISHLGLNHLTLTDLDEVQGAQALRELLELYAGRPGSALHRQIQGLRSARLEPVHRPMPALGPIVLARGVRIEIGLDETAFSGASPYLLGSVLEQFLARHVALNSFIELALHSLQRGPLHQWPPRLGRRPVA; encoded by the coding sequence ATGGACGCGCGCCTGCTGCACTACTACAACCGCGAACTGGCCTATCTGCGCGAACTCGGCGCCGAGTTCGCCCAGCTCCACCCCAAGGTCGCCGGCCGGCTCGGACTGGGCGAAGGCGAAAGCGCCGATCCCTACGTCGAACGCCTGCTGGAAGGCTTCTGCTTCCTAACCGCGCGCATCCAGCTGAAGATGGACGCGGAGTTTCCGCGCTTTTCCCAGCGCATGCTCGACGTGGTCTATCCCGGCTATCTGGCGCCGACGCCGTCGATGGCGATCGTCGCCTTCGAGCCGAACGTGCGCGAAGGCAATCTGCGCGCCGGCTTCACCCTGCCCGCCGGCACCGCCGTGCAGGCCAAGCCCGACAGCGAGCGCCAGACCGCCTGCGAGTTCCGCACCGCGCATGCCGTCACCCTGTGGCCGCTGCGCCTGAACGCGGCCTCGTTCGCGGGCGAGCCCGGCGACCTGCCGCTGGCCGCGCTGGGCCTGGCCCGGCGGGTGCGCGGCTGCTTGCGGCTGCGCCTGGAAACCCAGGGTTCGATGCCGCTGCGCGAACTGTCGCTGGAACGCCTGGCCCTGCATCTCAGCGGCCCCGACCGCGAGGCCTCGCGGCTGCTGGAATGGCTGATGTGCCGGACCGTGGCCGTGGTCTGCCACGACCCCGAACGCCCGCTGCGCTGGCATCACCTGCTGGGCGCCGACGCGCTGCGCCACGACGGCTTCGAAGCCGACGAGGCGCTGTTGCCGACCGGGCCGCGCGGCTTCCAGGGTTACCGGGTGCTGCAGGAGTACTTCGCCATGCCCGCGCGCGGCCTGTTCCTCAGCCTGCACGGGTTGGGCGCGGCGGTGCAGCGCGCGCAGGGCCGGACGATGGAGATCAGCCTGCTGTTCGACGCCGCCGACCCCGAGCTGGAGGCCAGCGTCGGCAGCCACAGCCTGGCCCTGCACTGCACGCCGATCGTCAACCTGCAACGCAAGCTCAGCGACCGCATCCCGGTATCGACCCAGCGCTACGAGCACCATCTGGTGCCGGACCGGACCAAGCCGCTCGACTACGAGGTCTACAGCGTCGAGAAAGTGGTCGGCCACGGCGCCCGCAGCGGCGAGAAGTGGCAGTTCCATCCGTTCTACAGTTGCCTGCGCGACGGCAGCGAGCAGGGCCGGTTCTTTTCCCTGCGCCGCGAGCCGCGCATCGCCGGCGCACCCTCGCAGGCGGTGCAGCCGCGTTCCCGCTACGCCGGCAGCGAAGTGTTCCTGAGCTTGGTCGACGCGCAGGAAGCGCCGCATGCCGACGAGCTGCGCCAGCTGTCGGTGGAGATGTGGTGCAGCAACCGCGACCTGCCGATGCGCCTGCGTCCGGCCGAACACGGCCTGGGCCTGCGCGTGTCGGCGCCGGTGGCGTCGATCCGCCTGCTGCACGGCCCGACCCCGCCGCGTCCGGCGCTGGCCGAAGGCGAAGCGGCGTGGCGGTTGATCAGCCATCTCGGCCTCAACCACCTGACCCTGACCGATCTCGACGAGGTCCAGGGCGCGCAGGCGCTGCGCGAGCTGCTTGAGCTGTACGCCGGCCGACCGGGTTCGGCCCTGCACCGGCAGATCCAGGGTCTGCGTTCGGCGCGGCTGGAGCCGGTGCACCGGCCGATGCCGGCGCTGGGGCCGATCGTGCTCGCGCGCGGGGTGCGGATCGAGATCGGCCTGGACGAAACCGCCTTCAGCGGCGCCAGTCCCTATCTGCTCGGTTCGGTGCTGGAACAGTTCCTGGCCCGCCACGTGGCCTTGAACAGCTTCATCGAACTGGCCTTGCACAGCCTGCAACGCGGCCCGTTGCACCAGTGGCCGCCGCGGCTGGGACGGAGGCCGGTGGCATGA
- the tssC gene encoding type VI secretion system contractile sheath large subunit has translation MKTQTQPTEKKTAAQAVHAAEALQADDFSSLLYRELRPKTDQAKQAVESAVRTLAQQALENTVTVSSDTYQTVQAIIAEIDRKLSEQINAILHHPEFQQLESSWRGLHYLVNNTETSETLKIRCMPISKKELSRVLKRYKGIGWDQSAIFKKIYEEEYGQFGGEPFGCLVGDFYFDHSPQDVETLGEMAKIAAAAHCPFIAGASPAVMQMDSWQELANPRDLTKIFQNTEYASWRSLRESEDSRYVGLAMPRFLARLPYGIRTSPVDDFDFEEDTEGASHARYAWINSAYAMATNINRSFKSYGWCTSIRGVESGGAVENLPTHTFPTDDGGVDIKCPTEIAISDRREAELAKNGFMPFVYRKNSDFAAFIGAQSLQRPFEYTDTEATDNAKLSARLPYLFACCRFAHYLKCIVRDKVGAFRERAEMETWLNDWIMGYVDGDPANSSQDTKARKPLASAEVIVEEVEDNPGYYSAKFFLRPHYQLEGLTVSLRLVSKLPSLKEGVA, from the coding sequence ATGAAGACCCAGACCCAACCGACCGAGAAGAAAACCGCCGCCCAGGCGGTGCACGCCGCCGAAGCCCTGCAGGCGGACGATTTCTCCAGCCTGCTCTACCGCGAGCTGCGGCCCAAGACCGACCAGGCCAAGCAGGCCGTGGAAAGCGCGGTGCGCACGTTGGCGCAGCAGGCGCTGGAGAACACCGTCACCGTCTCCTCCGACACCTACCAGACCGTGCAGGCGATCATCGCCGAGATCGACCGCAAGTTGTCGGAGCAGATCAACGCCATCCTGCATCACCCCGAGTTCCAGCAACTCGAATCGTCCTGGCGCGGCCTGCACTACCTGGTCAACAACACCGAGACCAGCGAGACCTTGAAGATCCGCTGCATGCCGATCAGCAAGAAGGAGCTCAGCCGCGTGCTCAAGCGCTACAAGGGCATCGGCTGGGACCAGAGCGCGATCTTCAAGAAGATCTACGAAGAGGAATACGGCCAGTTCGGCGGCGAGCCGTTCGGCTGCCTGGTCGGCGACTTCTATTTCGACCACAGCCCGCAGGACGTGGAAACCCTGGGCGAAATGGCCAAGATCGCCGCGGCGGCGCACTGCCCCTTCATCGCCGGCGCGTCTCCGGCGGTGATGCAGATGGACTCCTGGCAGGAGCTGGCCAACCCGCGCGACCTGACCAAGATCTTCCAGAACACCGAATACGCCTCCTGGCGCAGCCTGCGCGAATCGGAGGATTCGCGCTACGTCGGCCTGGCCATGCCGCGCTTCCTGGCCCGCCTGCCCTACGGCATCCGCACCAGCCCGGTCGACGACTTCGATTTCGAAGAGGACACCGAGGGCGCCAGCCACGCGCGCTACGCCTGGATCAACTCGGCCTACGCGATGGCGACCAACATCAATCGCTCGTTCAAGTCCTACGGCTGGTGCACCTCGATCCGCGGCGTGGAATCCGGCGGCGCGGTCGAGAACCTGCCGACCCACACCTTCCCGACCGACGACGGCGGCGTGGACATCAAATGCCCGACCGAGATCGCGATCAGCGACCGGCGCGAGGCCGAACTGGCGAAGAACGGCTTCATGCCCTTCGTCTACCGCAAGAACTCCGATTTCGCCGCCTTCATCGGCGCCCAGTCCCTGCAGCGGCCGTTCGAGTACACCGACACGGAAGCCACCGACAACGCCAAGCTCTCCGCGCGCCTGCCGTATCTGTTCGCCTGCTGCCGCTTCGCCCATTACCTGAAGTGCATCGTCCGCGACAAGGTCGGCGCGTTCCGCGAACGCGCCGAGATGGAGACCTGGCTCAACGACTGGATCATGGGCTACGTCGATGGCGATCCGGCGAATTCGTCCCAGGACACCAAGGCCCGCAAACCGCTGGCCTCGGCCGAAGTCATCGTGGAGGAAGTCGAGGACAACCCGGGCTACTACAGCGCGAAGTTCTTCCTGCGTCCGCACTACCAGCTGGAAGGCCTCACGGTCTCGTTGCGACTGGTATCCAAGCTCCCCTCGCTGAAGGAAGGCGTCGCCTGA
- a CDS encoding type VI secretion system tube protein Hcp, with protein sequence MAIDMYMRVDGVVGEAKDANHRGWSNVRSYGWGAKQPGSMATGSGGGTGKASFNDLKVTAVIDKASPAILKYCANGRHLPSVEISVCKAGGTQVEYLRITLNEVLVTAVEHTADHDSDAILMDYTFQAAKVTKQYWEQTDQGTRGGESVLTWDIKQNREM encoded by the coding sequence ATGGCAATCGACATGTACATGCGCGTCGACGGCGTGGTCGGCGAAGCGAAAGACGCCAACCACCGCGGTTGGAGCAACGTGCGTTCCTACGGCTGGGGCGCCAAGCAACCCGGCAGCATGGCCACCGGCTCCGGCGGCGGCACCGGCAAGGCCAGCTTCAACGACCTCAAGGTCACTGCGGTGATCGACAAGGCTTCGCCGGCGATCCTCAAGTACTGCGCCAACGGCCGCCATCTTCCGTCGGTCGAGATCTCGGTCTGTAAGGCCGGCGGCACCCAGGTCGAGTACCTGCGCATCACCCTCAACGAGGTACTGGTGACCGCGGTCGAGCACACCGCCGACCACGACAGCGACGCGATCCTGATGGACTACACCTTCCAGGCGGCCAAGGTCACCAAGCAGTACTGGGAGCAGACCGACCAGGGCACGCGCGGCGGCGAAAGCGTGCTGACCTGGGACATCAAGCAGAACCGCGAAATGTAA
- the tssE gene encoding type VI secretion system baseplate subunit TssE, protein MTPFAPALLPTAPTRRAGGEASLLDRLTDRSAERKGAPEVDPSAPSRLRDALLRDLSWLLNTANLEADIDFDAYPHARRSVVNFGISALAGMRMSEVEWDDIERTIRAAIVDFEPRICAGSLQVRCLSESGARAIGNVLSLLIQGDVISPDRATAFSFRSEIDLESGHISLRAQRAE, encoded by the coding sequence ATGACTCCATTCGCGCCCGCGCTGCTCCCGACCGCTCCGACCCGCAGGGCCGGCGGCGAGGCCAGCCTGCTCGACCGGCTCACCGATCGTTCGGCCGAACGCAAGGGCGCGCCGGAGGTCGATCCGTCGGCACCCTCGCGCCTGCGCGACGCGCTGCTGCGCGACCTCAGCTGGCTGCTCAACACCGCCAACCTGGAAGCGGACATCGATTTCGACGCTTATCCGCACGCGCGCCGCTCGGTGGTCAACTTCGGCATCAGCGCCCTGGCCGGCATGCGCATGTCCGAGGTCGAATGGGACGACATCGAACGCACCATCCGCGCCGCGATCGTCGATTTCGAGCCGCGCATCTGCGCCGGGTCGCTGCAGGTGCGCTGCCTGTCCGAGTCCGGCGCGCGCGCGATCGGCAACGTGCTGAGCCTGCTGATCCAGGGCGACGTGATCTCGCCCGATCGCGCTACTGCGTTCTCGTTCCGCTCCGAGATCGACCTGGAAAGCGGCCACATCTCGCTGCGCGCGCAACGGGCCGAATGA